The following proteins are encoded in a genomic region of Arvicanthis niloticus isolate mArvNil1 chromosome 21, mArvNil1.pat.X, whole genome shotgun sequence:
- the Vill gene encoding villin-like protein isoform X3 codes for MEGSCLENSPLSGALESVHASSAYGKRRMDTNQDLPAINSHKALQIWITENLKMLPLPERAHGNFFEECCYVVLHVPQSPKATQGGSSDLHYWIGKEAGAEAREAAVSFVQHLQEDLGDQTVLHRESQGHESDCFHSYFHPGVIYRKGGRASALKLVETNMYSVQRLLHIRGRKHVSATEVALSWNSFNKGDIFLLDLGKVMIQWNGPKASISEKARALTLTCSLRDRERGGRAQIGVVDAENEATDLMHIMEAVLGCRSGSLCASVPSNSASQLQKANVRLYHVCEKGTDLVVQELATRPLTQDLLQEDACYLLDQGGFKIYMWQGRKSSPQEKKAAFSRAVGFIQAKGYPSYTNVEVVNDGAESTAFQQLFRTWSKELDRKKHPGQSKLVPVNLDVGKLHTQPELAAQLRMVDDGSGKVEVWYIQDLQRQPVDPKYHGQLCSGNCYLVLYTYQKLGRVQYILYLWQGHQSTVEDTKALTCNAEILDLMYQGALVQGHVSMGREPPHFLAIFQGRLVVFQGSAGSKGERPPISGTRLFHVQGTESHNTRTVEVPARASFLTSSDVFFLITSHVCYLWFGKGCHGDQREMARTVATVFPGNSKETVLEGQEPLHFWEALGGRAPYPNNKRIPEEVSSIQPRLFECSSHSGCLVLTEVMFFGQEDLDKYDIMLLDTCQEASSVAQIFLWLGDAAGEWKKEAVAWGHEYLRSHPAERSLATPIIVVKQGHEPATFTGWFVTWDPYKWTNSQSYEEMVDGSLGPGSAISEITAEVHNFQLTPRLSDNQAGRSTPLALRGSQDSPENELELGLRVDGKNPSMDHTSSCSGSTANGSLPRERLMHQALEDLPQGIDPARKEFYLSDSDFQDIFGKSKEEFYSMAKWKQQREKKKLGFF; via the exons ATGGAGGGTTCCTGTTTGGAgaactcacctctctctggagcACTTGAGTCGGTCCATGCTTCATCAGCCTACGGAAAGCGCCG GATGGACACCAACCAGGATCTCCCAGCCATCAACAGCCACAAAGCCCTGCAAATATGGATTACTGAG AACCTAAAGATGCTGCCACTGCCTGAAAGAGCTCATGGGAATTTCTTCGAGGAATGCTGCTATGTCGTCCTTCAT GTCCCTCAGAGTCCAAAGGCTACCCAGGGAGGATCCAGTGACCTGCACTACTGGATTGGAAAAGAGGCAGGCGCAGAGGCCCGGGAGGCTGCGGTCTCCTTTGTGCAACATCTGCAGGAGGATCTAGGAGACCAGACTGTGCTGCACCGAGAGTCACAGGGCCACGAGTCCGACTGCTTCCACAGCTATTTCCACCCCGGagtcat CTAcaggaagggaggcagagctTCTGCTCTCAAGCTTGTGGAGACCAACATGTACAGTGTCCAGCGGCTGCTTCACATCAGGGGAAGGAAGCACGTGTCTGCCACTGAG GTGGCCTTGTCCTGGAACAGCTTTAACAAGGGGGACATCTTCCTGTTGGATCTGGGCAAGGTGATGATCCAGTGGAATGGACCCAAAGCCAGCATTTCTGAGAAAGCACGG GCGTTGACCCTGACTTGCAGCCTCAGAGACAGGGAGCGTGGTGGCCGTGCCCAAATTGGTGTGGTGGATGCGGAGAATGAAGCCACCGACCTCATGCATATCATGGAGGCTGTACTGGGCTGCAGATCAGGCAGTCTGTGTGCCTCTGTACCCAGCAACAGCGCTAGCCAGCTACAAAAGGCCAATGTCCGCCTCTACCA TGTCTGCGAGAAGGGAACAGACCTGGTGGTCCAGGAACTGGCGACCCGCCCGCTGACCCAGGACCTCCTGCAAGAGGAT GCTTGCTATCTCCTGGACCAGGGTGGCTTCAAAATCTACATGTGGCAGGGACGAAAGTCCAGCCCCCAGGAGAAGAAGGCTGCCTTCAGCAGGGCTGTG GGCTTCATCCAGGCCAAGGGTTACCCGAGCTACACCAATGTGGAGGTGGTGAACGACGGCGCGGAGTCTACAGCCTTCCAGCAGCTCTTCCGGACTTGGTCTAAAGAACTAGATAGGAAAAAACACCCAGGACAGA GTAAACTGGTGCCGGTAAACCTGGATGTAGGCAAACTTCACACCCAGCCTGAGCTGGCTGCCCAGCTCAGAATGGTGGACGACGGCTCTGGGAAGGTGGAG GTGTGGTACATCCAGGACTTACAAAGGCAGCCTGTAGATCCCAAGTACCATGGCCAACTGTGCTCAGGAAACTGCTACCTTGTCCTCTACACATATCAGAAACTGGGCCGTGTGCAGTACATCCTGTACCTATGGCAG GGCCACCAAAGCACTGTAGAAGACACCAAGGCCCTGACCTGCAACGCTGAGATATTGGACCTCATGTACCAGGGTGCACTGGTGCAGGGGCATGTGAGCATGGGCAGAGAGCCTCCCCACTTCCTAGCCATCTTCCAGGGGCGACTGGTGGTCTTCCAG GGGAGTGCCGGCAGCAAAGGGGAGAGGCCCCCAATATCCGGCACCAGGCTTTTCCACGTGCAAGGGACCGAGAGCCACAACACCAGAACTGTGGAGGTGCCGGCCCGTGCCTCCTTCCTCACTTCCAGTGATGTCTTCTTTTTGATCACAAGTCATGTCTGCTACCTCTGGTTTGGGAAG GGCTGTCATGGGGACCAACGCGAGATGGCGCGGACGGTGGCCACTGTCTTCCCAGGGAATAGCAAGGAAACAGTGCTGGAGGGTCAGGAGCCTCTCCACTTCTGGGAAGCCCTCGGAGGCCGGGCCCCCTATCCCAATAACAAGAG GATTCCCGAGGAGGTTTCCAGCATCCAGCCCCGACTGTTTGAGTGCTCCAGCCACTCAGGCTGCCTGGTCCTCACAGAAGTGATGTTCTTTGGCCAAGAGGACTTggacaagtatgacatcatgttACTAGACACCTGCCAGGAG GCCTCCTCTGTGGCCCAGATCTTCCTGTGGCTTGGGGACGCTGCAGgggaatggaagaaagaagcagTGGCCTGGGGCCATGAGTACCTGAGGAGCCACCCAGCAGAGAGAAGCCTGGCCACACCCATCATTGTGGTCAAGCAGGGCCATGAGCCTGCCACCTTTACTGGGTGGTTTGTCACCTGGGACCCCTACAAGTGGACG AACAGCCAGTCCTACGAGGAGATGGTGGATGGCAGCCTGGGACCGGGATCTGCAATCTCTGAGATTACAGCA GAAGTCCATAACTTCCAGCTAACGCCACGGCTGAGTGATAACCAGGCAGGTCGCTCGACACCGCTGGCCCTCAGGGGTTCCCAGGACAGCCCAGAGAATGAGCTGGAGCTGGGTCTCAGGGTGGATGGCAAGAACCCCAGCATGGACCACACCAGTAGCTGCAGTGGCTCAACAGCCAATGGGAGCCTGCCCCGGGAAAGGCTGATGCACCAGGCCCTGGAGGACCTGCCACAGGGCATAGACCCAGCCCGTAAAGAG TTCTATCTGTCAGACTCCGATTTCCAAGACATCTTCGGGAAATCCAAAGAGGAGTTCTACAGCATGGCCAAGTGGAAACAGCAGCGAGAGAAAAAGAAGCTGGGCTTCTTCTGA
- the Vill gene encoding villin-like protein isoform X6, which translates to MDTNQDLPAINSHKALQIWITEVEPSSLSHGNLSSQNLKMLPLPERAHGNFFEECCYVVLHVPQSPKATQGGSSDLHYWIGKEAGAEAREAAVSFVQHLQEDLGDQTVLHRESQGHESDCFHSYFHPGVIYRKGGRASALKLVETNMYSVQRLLHIRGRKHVSATEVALSWNSFNKGDIFLLDLGKVMIQWNGPKASISEKARALTLTCSLRDRERGGRAQIGVVDAENEATDLMHIMEAVLGCRSGSLCASVPSNSASQLQKANVRLYHVCEKGTDLVVQELATRPLTQDLLQEDACYLLDQGGFKIYMWQGRKSSPQEKKAAFSRAVGFIQAKGYPSYTNVEVVNDGAESTAFQQLFRTWSKELDRKKHPGQSKLVPVNLDVGKLHTQPELAAQLRMVDDGSGKVEVWYIQDLQRQPVDPKYHGQLCSGNCYLVLYTYQKLGRVQYILYLWQGHQSTVEDTKALTCNAEILDLMYQGALVQGHVSMGREPPHFLAIFQGRLVVFQGSAGSKGERPPISGTRLFHVQGTESHNTRTVEVPARASFLTSSDVFFLITSHVCYLWFGKGCHGDQREMARTVATVFPGNSKETVLEGQEPLHFWEALGGRAPYPNNKRIPEEVSSIQPRLFECSSHSGCLVLTEVMFFGQEDLDKYDIMLLDTCQEASSVAQIFLWLGDAAGEWKKEAVAWGHEYLRSHPAERSLATPIIVVKQGHEPATFTGWFVTWDPYKWTNSQSYEEMVDGSLGPGSAISEITAEVHNFQLTPRLSDNQAGRSTPLALRGSQDSPENELELGLRVDGKNPSMDHTSSCSGSTANGSLPRERLMHQALEDLPQGIDPARKEFYLSDSDFQDIFGKSKEEFYSMAKWKQQREKKKLGFF; encoded by the exons ATGGACACCAACCAGGATCTCCCAGCCATCAACAGCCACAAAGCCCTGCAAATATGGATTACTGAG GTAGAGCCCTCCAGCTTGTCACATGGCAACCTCTCCTCTCAGAACCTAAAGATGCTGCCACTGCCTGAAAGAGCTCATGGGAATTTCTTCGAGGAATGCTGCTATGTCGTCCTTCAT GTCCCTCAGAGTCCAAAGGCTACCCAGGGAGGATCCAGTGACCTGCACTACTGGATTGGAAAAGAGGCAGGCGCAGAGGCCCGGGAGGCTGCGGTCTCCTTTGTGCAACATCTGCAGGAGGATCTAGGAGACCAGACTGTGCTGCACCGAGAGTCACAGGGCCACGAGTCCGACTGCTTCCACAGCTATTTCCACCCCGGagtcat CTAcaggaagggaggcagagctTCTGCTCTCAAGCTTGTGGAGACCAACATGTACAGTGTCCAGCGGCTGCTTCACATCAGGGGAAGGAAGCACGTGTCTGCCACTGAG GTGGCCTTGTCCTGGAACAGCTTTAACAAGGGGGACATCTTCCTGTTGGATCTGGGCAAGGTGATGATCCAGTGGAATGGACCCAAAGCCAGCATTTCTGAGAAAGCACGG GCGTTGACCCTGACTTGCAGCCTCAGAGACAGGGAGCGTGGTGGCCGTGCCCAAATTGGTGTGGTGGATGCGGAGAATGAAGCCACCGACCTCATGCATATCATGGAGGCTGTACTGGGCTGCAGATCAGGCAGTCTGTGTGCCTCTGTACCCAGCAACAGCGCTAGCCAGCTACAAAAGGCCAATGTCCGCCTCTACCA TGTCTGCGAGAAGGGAACAGACCTGGTGGTCCAGGAACTGGCGACCCGCCCGCTGACCCAGGACCTCCTGCAAGAGGAT GCTTGCTATCTCCTGGACCAGGGTGGCTTCAAAATCTACATGTGGCAGGGACGAAAGTCCAGCCCCCAGGAGAAGAAGGCTGCCTTCAGCAGGGCTGTG GGCTTCATCCAGGCCAAGGGTTACCCGAGCTACACCAATGTGGAGGTGGTGAACGACGGCGCGGAGTCTACAGCCTTCCAGCAGCTCTTCCGGACTTGGTCTAAAGAACTAGATAGGAAAAAACACCCAGGACAGA GTAAACTGGTGCCGGTAAACCTGGATGTAGGCAAACTTCACACCCAGCCTGAGCTGGCTGCCCAGCTCAGAATGGTGGACGACGGCTCTGGGAAGGTGGAG GTGTGGTACATCCAGGACTTACAAAGGCAGCCTGTAGATCCCAAGTACCATGGCCAACTGTGCTCAGGAAACTGCTACCTTGTCCTCTACACATATCAGAAACTGGGCCGTGTGCAGTACATCCTGTACCTATGGCAG GGCCACCAAAGCACTGTAGAAGACACCAAGGCCCTGACCTGCAACGCTGAGATATTGGACCTCATGTACCAGGGTGCACTGGTGCAGGGGCATGTGAGCATGGGCAGAGAGCCTCCCCACTTCCTAGCCATCTTCCAGGGGCGACTGGTGGTCTTCCAG GGGAGTGCCGGCAGCAAAGGGGAGAGGCCCCCAATATCCGGCACCAGGCTTTTCCACGTGCAAGGGACCGAGAGCCACAACACCAGAACTGTGGAGGTGCCGGCCCGTGCCTCCTTCCTCACTTCCAGTGATGTCTTCTTTTTGATCACAAGTCATGTCTGCTACCTCTGGTTTGGGAAG GGCTGTCATGGGGACCAACGCGAGATGGCGCGGACGGTGGCCACTGTCTTCCCAGGGAATAGCAAGGAAACAGTGCTGGAGGGTCAGGAGCCTCTCCACTTCTGGGAAGCCCTCGGAGGCCGGGCCCCCTATCCCAATAACAAGAG GATTCCCGAGGAGGTTTCCAGCATCCAGCCCCGACTGTTTGAGTGCTCCAGCCACTCAGGCTGCCTGGTCCTCACAGAAGTGATGTTCTTTGGCCAAGAGGACTTggacaagtatgacatcatgttACTAGACACCTGCCAGGAG GCCTCCTCTGTGGCCCAGATCTTCCTGTGGCTTGGGGACGCTGCAGgggaatggaagaaagaagcagTGGCCTGGGGCCATGAGTACCTGAGGAGCCACCCAGCAGAGAGAAGCCTGGCCACACCCATCATTGTGGTCAAGCAGGGCCATGAGCCTGCCACCTTTACTGGGTGGTTTGTCACCTGGGACCCCTACAAGTGGACG AACAGCCAGTCCTACGAGGAGATGGTGGATGGCAGCCTGGGACCGGGATCTGCAATCTCTGAGATTACAGCA GAAGTCCATAACTTCCAGCTAACGCCACGGCTGAGTGATAACCAGGCAGGTCGCTCGACACCGCTGGCCCTCAGGGGTTCCCAGGACAGCCCAGAGAATGAGCTGGAGCTGGGTCTCAGGGTGGATGGCAAGAACCCCAGCATGGACCACACCAGTAGCTGCAGTGGCTCAACAGCCAATGGGAGCCTGCCCCGGGAAAGGCTGATGCACCAGGCCCTGGAGGACCTGCCACAGGGCATAGACCCAGCCCGTAAAGAG TTCTATCTGTCAGACTCCGATTTCCAAGACATCTTCGGGAAATCCAAAGAGGAGTTCTACAGCATGGCCAAGTGGAAACAGCAGCGAGAGAAAAAGAAGCTGGGCTTCTTCTGA
- the Vill gene encoding villin-like protein isoform X8, with translation MDTNQDLPAINSHKALQIWITENLKMLPLPERAHGNFFEECCYVVLHVPQSPKATQGGSSDLHYWIGKEAGAEAREAAVSFVQHLQEDLGDQTVLHRESQGHESDCFHSYFHPGVIYRKGGRASALKLVETNMYSVQRLLHIRGRKHVSATEVALSWNSFNKGDIFLLDLGKVMIQWNGPKASISEKARALTLTCSLRDRERGGRAQIGVVDAENEATDLMHIMEAVLGCRSGSLCASVPSNSASQLQKANVRLYHVCEKGTDLVVQELATRPLTQDLLQEDACYLLDQGGFKIYMWQGRKSSPQEKKAAFSRAVGFIQAKGYPSYTNVEVVNDGAESTAFQQLFRTWSKELDRKKHPGQSKLVPVNLDVGKLHTQPELAAQLRMVDDGSGKVEVWYIQDLQRQPVDPKYHGQLCSGNCYLVLYTYQKLGRVQYILYLWQGHQSTVEDTKALTCNAEILDLMYQGALVQGHVSMGREPPHFLAIFQGRLVVFQGSAGSKGERPPISGTRLFHVQGTESHNTRTVEVPARASFLTSSDVFFLITSHVCYLWFGKGCHGDQREMARTVATVFPGNSKETVLEGQEPLHFWEALGGRAPYPNNKRIPEEVSSIQPRLFECSSHSGCLVLTEVMFFGQEDLDKYDIMLLDTCQEASSVAQIFLWLGDAAGEWKKEAVAWGHEYLRSHPAERSLATPIIVVKQGHEPATFTGWFVTWDPYKWTNSQSYEEMVDGSLGPGSAISEITAEVHNFQLTPRLSDNQAGRSTPLALRGSQDSPENELELGLRVDGKNPSMDHTSSCSGSTANGSLPRERLMHQALEDLPQGIDPARKEFYLSDSDFQDIFGKSKEEFYSMAKWKQQREKKKLGFF, from the exons ATGGACACCAACCAGGATCTCCCAGCCATCAACAGCCACAAAGCCCTGCAAATATGGATTACTGAG AACCTAAAGATGCTGCCACTGCCTGAAAGAGCTCATGGGAATTTCTTCGAGGAATGCTGCTATGTCGTCCTTCAT GTCCCTCAGAGTCCAAAGGCTACCCAGGGAGGATCCAGTGACCTGCACTACTGGATTGGAAAAGAGGCAGGCGCAGAGGCCCGGGAGGCTGCGGTCTCCTTTGTGCAACATCTGCAGGAGGATCTAGGAGACCAGACTGTGCTGCACCGAGAGTCACAGGGCCACGAGTCCGACTGCTTCCACAGCTATTTCCACCCCGGagtcat CTAcaggaagggaggcagagctTCTGCTCTCAAGCTTGTGGAGACCAACATGTACAGTGTCCAGCGGCTGCTTCACATCAGGGGAAGGAAGCACGTGTCTGCCACTGAG GTGGCCTTGTCCTGGAACAGCTTTAACAAGGGGGACATCTTCCTGTTGGATCTGGGCAAGGTGATGATCCAGTGGAATGGACCCAAAGCCAGCATTTCTGAGAAAGCACGG GCGTTGACCCTGACTTGCAGCCTCAGAGACAGGGAGCGTGGTGGCCGTGCCCAAATTGGTGTGGTGGATGCGGAGAATGAAGCCACCGACCTCATGCATATCATGGAGGCTGTACTGGGCTGCAGATCAGGCAGTCTGTGTGCCTCTGTACCCAGCAACAGCGCTAGCCAGCTACAAAAGGCCAATGTCCGCCTCTACCA TGTCTGCGAGAAGGGAACAGACCTGGTGGTCCAGGAACTGGCGACCCGCCCGCTGACCCAGGACCTCCTGCAAGAGGAT GCTTGCTATCTCCTGGACCAGGGTGGCTTCAAAATCTACATGTGGCAGGGACGAAAGTCCAGCCCCCAGGAGAAGAAGGCTGCCTTCAGCAGGGCTGTG GGCTTCATCCAGGCCAAGGGTTACCCGAGCTACACCAATGTGGAGGTGGTGAACGACGGCGCGGAGTCTACAGCCTTCCAGCAGCTCTTCCGGACTTGGTCTAAAGAACTAGATAGGAAAAAACACCCAGGACAGA GTAAACTGGTGCCGGTAAACCTGGATGTAGGCAAACTTCACACCCAGCCTGAGCTGGCTGCCCAGCTCAGAATGGTGGACGACGGCTCTGGGAAGGTGGAG GTGTGGTACATCCAGGACTTACAAAGGCAGCCTGTAGATCCCAAGTACCATGGCCAACTGTGCTCAGGAAACTGCTACCTTGTCCTCTACACATATCAGAAACTGGGCCGTGTGCAGTACATCCTGTACCTATGGCAG GGCCACCAAAGCACTGTAGAAGACACCAAGGCCCTGACCTGCAACGCTGAGATATTGGACCTCATGTACCAGGGTGCACTGGTGCAGGGGCATGTGAGCATGGGCAGAGAGCCTCCCCACTTCCTAGCCATCTTCCAGGGGCGACTGGTGGTCTTCCAG GGGAGTGCCGGCAGCAAAGGGGAGAGGCCCCCAATATCCGGCACCAGGCTTTTCCACGTGCAAGGGACCGAGAGCCACAACACCAGAACTGTGGAGGTGCCGGCCCGTGCCTCCTTCCTCACTTCCAGTGATGTCTTCTTTTTGATCACAAGTCATGTCTGCTACCTCTGGTTTGGGAAG GGCTGTCATGGGGACCAACGCGAGATGGCGCGGACGGTGGCCACTGTCTTCCCAGGGAATAGCAAGGAAACAGTGCTGGAGGGTCAGGAGCCTCTCCACTTCTGGGAAGCCCTCGGAGGCCGGGCCCCCTATCCCAATAACAAGAG GATTCCCGAGGAGGTTTCCAGCATCCAGCCCCGACTGTTTGAGTGCTCCAGCCACTCAGGCTGCCTGGTCCTCACAGAAGTGATGTTCTTTGGCCAAGAGGACTTggacaagtatgacatcatgttACTAGACACCTGCCAGGAG GCCTCCTCTGTGGCCCAGATCTTCCTGTGGCTTGGGGACGCTGCAGgggaatggaagaaagaagcagTGGCCTGGGGCCATGAGTACCTGAGGAGCCACCCAGCAGAGAGAAGCCTGGCCACACCCATCATTGTGGTCAAGCAGGGCCATGAGCCTGCCACCTTTACTGGGTGGTTTGTCACCTGGGACCCCTACAAGTGGACG AACAGCCAGTCCTACGAGGAGATGGTGGATGGCAGCCTGGGACCGGGATCTGCAATCTCTGAGATTACAGCA GAAGTCCATAACTTCCAGCTAACGCCACGGCTGAGTGATAACCAGGCAGGTCGCTCGACACCGCTGGCCCTCAGGGGTTCCCAGGACAGCCCAGAGAATGAGCTGGAGCTGGGTCTCAGGGTGGATGGCAAGAACCCCAGCATGGACCACACCAGTAGCTGCAGTGGCTCAACAGCCAATGGGAGCCTGCCCCGGGAAAGGCTGATGCACCAGGCCCTGGAGGACCTGCCACAGGGCATAGACCCAGCCCGTAAAGAG TTCTATCTGTCAGACTCCGATTTCCAAGACATCTTCGGGAAATCCAAAGAGGAGTTCTACAGCATGGCCAAGTGGAAACAGCAGCGAGAGAAAAAGAAGCTGGGCTTCTTCTGA
- the Vill gene encoding villin-like protein isoform X9 — MLPLPERAHGNFFEECCYVVLHVPQSPKATQGGSSDLHYWIGKEAGAEAREAAVSFVQHLQEDLGDQTVLHRESQGHESDCFHSYFHPGVIYRKGGRASALKLVETNMYSVQRLLHIRGRKHVSATEVALSWNSFNKGDIFLLDLGKVMIQWNGPKASISEKARALTLTCSLRDRERGGRAQIGVVDAENEATDLMHIMEAVLGCRSGSLCASVPSNSASQLQKANVRLYHVCEKGTDLVVQELATRPLTQDLLQEDACYLLDQGGFKIYMWQGRKSSPQEKKAAFSRAVGFIQAKGYPSYTNVEVVNDGAESTAFQQLFRTWSKELDRKKHPGQSKLVPVNLDVGKLHTQPELAAQLRMVDDGSGKVEVWYIQDLQRQPVDPKYHGQLCSGNCYLVLYTYQKLGRVQYILYLWQGHQSTVEDTKALTCNAEILDLMYQGALVQGHVSMGREPPHFLAIFQGRLVVFQGSAGSKGERPPISGTRLFHVQGTESHNTRTVEVPARASFLTSSDVFFLITSHVCYLWFGKGCHGDQREMARTVATVFPGNSKETVLEGQEPLHFWEALGGRAPYPNNKRIPEEVSSIQPRLFECSSHSGCLVLTEVMFFGQEDLDKYDIMLLDTCQEASSVAQIFLWLGDAAGEWKKEAVAWGHEYLRSHPAERSLATPIIVVKQGHEPATFTGWFVTWDPYKWTNSQSYEEMVDGSLGPGSAISEITAEVHNFQLTPRLSDNQAGRSTPLALRGSQDSPENELELGLRVDGKNPSMDHTSSCSGSTANGSLPRERLMHQALEDLPQGIDPARKEFYLSDSDFQDIFGKSKEEFYSMAKWKQQREKKKLGFF, encoded by the exons ATGCTGCCACTGCCTGAAAGAGCTCATGGGAATTTCTTCGAGGAATGCTGCTATGTCGTCCTTCAT GTCCCTCAGAGTCCAAAGGCTACCCAGGGAGGATCCAGTGACCTGCACTACTGGATTGGAAAAGAGGCAGGCGCAGAGGCCCGGGAGGCTGCGGTCTCCTTTGTGCAACATCTGCAGGAGGATCTAGGAGACCAGACTGTGCTGCACCGAGAGTCACAGGGCCACGAGTCCGACTGCTTCCACAGCTATTTCCACCCCGGagtcat CTAcaggaagggaggcagagctTCTGCTCTCAAGCTTGTGGAGACCAACATGTACAGTGTCCAGCGGCTGCTTCACATCAGGGGAAGGAAGCACGTGTCTGCCACTGAG GTGGCCTTGTCCTGGAACAGCTTTAACAAGGGGGACATCTTCCTGTTGGATCTGGGCAAGGTGATGATCCAGTGGAATGGACCCAAAGCCAGCATTTCTGAGAAAGCACGG GCGTTGACCCTGACTTGCAGCCTCAGAGACAGGGAGCGTGGTGGCCGTGCCCAAATTGGTGTGGTGGATGCGGAGAATGAAGCCACCGACCTCATGCATATCATGGAGGCTGTACTGGGCTGCAGATCAGGCAGTCTGTGTGCCTCTGTACCCAGCAACAGCGCTAGCCAGCTACAAAAGGCCAATGTCCGCCTCTACCA TGTCTGCGAGAAGGGAACAGACCTGGTGGTCCAGGAACTGGCGACCCGCCCGCTGACCCAGGACCTCCTGCAAGAGGAT GCTTGCTATCTCCTGGACCAGGGTGGCTTCAAAATCTACATGTGGCAGGGACGAAAGTCCAGCCCCCAGGAGAAGAAGGCTGCCTTCAGCAGGGCTGTG GGCTTCATCCAGGCCAAGGGTTACCCGAGCTACACCAATGTGGAGGTGGTGAACGACGGCGCGGAGTCTACAGCCTTCCAGCAGCTCTTCCGGACTTGGTCTAAAGAACTAGATAGGAAAAAACACCCAGGACAGA GTAAACTGGTGCCGGTAAACCTGGATGTAGGCAAACTTCACACCCAGCCTGAGCTGGCTGCCCAGCTCAGAATGGTGGACGACGGCTCTGGGAAGGTGGAG GTGTGGTACATCCAGGACTTACAAAGGCAGCCTGTAGATCCCAAGTACCATGGCCAACTGTGCTCAGGAAACTGCTACCTTGTCCTCTACACATATCAGAAACTGGGCCGTGTGCAGTACATCCTGTACCTATGGCAG GGCCACCAAAGCACTGTAGAAGACACCAAGGCCCTGACCTGCAACGCTGAGATATTGGACCTCATGTACCAGGGTGCACTGGTGCAGGGGCATGTGAGCATGGGCAGAGAGCCTCCCCACTTCCTAGCCATCTTCCAGGGGCGACTGGTGGTCTTCCAG GGGAGTGCCGGCAGCAAAGGGGAGAGGCCCCCAATATCCGGCACCAGGCTTTTCCACGTGCAAGGGACCGAGAGCCACAACACCAGAACTGTGGAGGTGCCGGCCCGTGCCTCCTTCCTCACTTCCAGTGATGTCTTCTTTTTGATCACAAGTCATGTCTGCTACCTCTGGTTTGGGAAG GGCTGTCATGGGGACCAACGCGAGATGGCGCGGACGGTGGCCACTGTCTTCCCAGGGAATAGCAAGGAAACAGTGCTGGAGGGTCAGGAGCCTCTCCACTTCTGGGAAGCCCTCGGAGGCCGGGCCCCCTATCCCAATAACAAGAG GATTCCCGAGGAGGTTTCCAGCATCCAGCCCCGACTGTTTGAGTGCTCCAGCCACTCAGGCTGCCTGGTCCTCACAGAAGTGATGTTCTTTGGCCAAGAGGACTTggacaagtatgacatcatgttACTAGACACCTGCCAGGAG GCCTCCTCTGTGGCCCAGATCTTCCTGTGGCTTGGGGACGCTGCAGgggaatggaagaaagaagcagTGGCCTGGGGCCATGAGTACCTGAGGAGCCACCCAGCAGAGAGAAGCCTGGCCACACCCATCATTGTGGTCAAGCAGGGCCATGAGCCTGCCACCTTTACTGGGTGGTTTGTCACCTGGGACCCCTACAAGTGGACG AACAGCCAGTCCTACGAGGAGATGGTGGATGGCAGCCTGGGACCGGGATCTGCAATCTCTGAGATTACAGCA GAAGTCCATAACTTCCAGCTAACGCCACGGCTGAGTGATAACCAGGCAGGTCGCTCGACACCGCTGGCCCTCAGGGGTTCCCAGGACAGCCCAGAGAATGAGCTGGAGCTGGGTCTCAGGGTGGATGGCAAGAACCCCAGCATGGACCACACCAGTAGCTGCAGTGGCTCAACAGCCAATGGGAGCCTGCCCCGGGAAAGGCTGATGCACCAGGCCCTGGAGGACCTGCCACAGGGCATAGACCCAGCCCGTAAAGAG TTCTATCTGTCAGACTCCGATTTCCAAGACATCTTCGGGAAATCCAAAGAGGAGTTCTACAGCATGGCCAAGTGGAAACAGCAGCGAGAGAAAAAGAAGCTGGGCTTCTTCTGA